A window of the Bacillus sp. A301a_S52 genome harbors these coding sequences:
- a CDS encoding MFS transporter, with amino-acid sequence MSNKLTHSAHIYVDQPEKQKQLYKRTLIIVVISQIFGGAGLAAGITVGALLAEQMLGTNAFAGLPAALFTLGSAGAALTVGRLSNRFGRRMGLATGFITGGLGAVGVVLAATLNSVFLLLASLFIYGAGTATNLQARYAGTDLATNKQRGTAVSIAMVSTTFGAVAGPNLVDVMGDVALSIGVPSLAGPFILSAAAFLIAGLIFFIMLRPDPLIIARAIERANDKENNVRGISAHTGQMENKRGIVVGATMMVLTQIVMVAIMTMTPIHMSHHGHALSAVGLVIGFHIGAMYLPSLVTGVLVDKLGRTTMAIASGATLLLAGIVGAIAPGDSMILLIVALSLLGLGWNFGLISGTALIIDSTAPSIRAKTQGTVDVFIALAGASGGAMSGMVVAGSSFEMLSLAGGILSLALIPVVVWARKDKGSE; translated from the coding sequence TTTCACAAATATTTGGTGGTGCAGGGTTAGCTGCTGGCATAACAGTTGGCGCATTACTTGCAGAACAAATGCTTGGAACAAACGCATTTGCTGGCCTTCCAGCTGCGTTATTTACGTTAGGTTCAGCAGGAGCGGCGTTAACAGTAGGAAGACTTTCTAACCGTTTTGGTAGGCGGATGGGGCTTGCAACAGGCTTTATAACAGGTGGACTTGGAGCAGTAGGGGTTGTACTGGCTGCTACTTTAAATAGTGTGTTTCTATTACTCGCATCCCTATTCATTTATGGTGCAGGTACGGCAACTAATTTACAAGCTCGCTATGCTGGGACAGACTTAGCAACTAACAAACAACGAGGCACGGCAGTGAGTATAGCCATGGTGTCTACTACATTCGGTGCAGTGGCAGGTCCAAACTTAGTAGATGTCATGGGGGATGTTGCTCTTTCAATTGGTGTGCCATCACTAGCAGGTCCGTTTATCTTATCAGCTGCAGCATTTCTTATAGCTGGCCTTATATTTTTTATCATGCTTCGACCAGATCCTTTAATTATAGCTAGGGCAATCGAAAGGGCTAACGATAAGGAAAATAATGTTAGAGGTATCTCAGCACATACTGGGCAAATGGAAAATAAACGGGGGATTGTGGTCGGAGCTACTATGATGGTCCTTACTCAAATTGTCATGGTAGCCATTATGACAATGACTCCAATACATATGAGTCACCACGGCCATGCATTGAGTGCAGTAGGACTTGTGATTGGCTTTCATATAGGGGCGATGTATCTTCCTTCTCTCGTTACAGGCGTTCTAGTTGATAAACTTGGTCGAACGACGATGGCTATTGCTTCTGGTGCTACGTTGCTTCTAGCTGGCATTGTGGGAGCTATTGCACCTGGAGATTCTATGATTCTCTTAATAGTGGCCCTTTCCTTACTTGGTTTAGGATGGAATTTTGGTTTGATAAGCGGAACAGCACTGATTATCGACTCAACAGCCCCTTCAATACGGGCTAAAACCCAAGGCACAGTGGACGTTTTTATAGCGTTAGCTGGCGCTTCTGGTGGTGCCATGTCAGGAATGGTTGTGGCTGGTTCCAGTTTTGAAATGCTATCACTGGCTGGAGGGATTTTGTCCTTAGCACTTATACCGGTGGTGGTGTGGGCACGGAAAGACAAAGGTTCGGAATGA
- a CDS encoding DUF4260 domain-containing protein codes for MNKIILHIEGLVILSLSLYFYAYNQLSWVLFVLLLLVPDISMLGYAINNKIGAVIYNICHTYILSIGVVVCGLVLSNQTVLAIGIIWTAHIGMDRAVGLGLKYPTDFKDTHLNRV; via the coding sequence GTGAATAAAATAATTTTGCACATAGAAGGGCTTGTGATCTTATCACTCAGTCTTTATTTTTACGCGTATAATCAGTTGAGCTGGGTGTTATTTGTTCTATTGTTATTAGTCCCAGATATATCGATGCTAGGGTATGCGATTAATAACAAGATTGGTGCTGTGATTTATAACATATGTCATACATACATTTTATCAATTGGCGTTGTCGTATGCGGCTTAGTGTTATCAAATCAAACTGTCTTAGCGATAGGGATAATATGGACTGCTCATATTGGTATGGATAGGGCGGTTGGATTGGGATTGAAATACCCAACCGATTTTAAAGACACACATTTAAATCGTGTTTAA
- a CDS encoding class I SAM-dependent methyltransferase, which translates to MGINFHSDKNSTTYTTRNADRTWVEAIRQLIPIEEVSHAVDIGCGGGIYSKALSDMGVNEVTALDFSEAILNGAKENCKAYQTISFKHGNAFETGLESNTYDLLLERALIHHIQDLNACFTEAHRLLKDGGYYILQDRTPEDCLVKGDDSHIRGYFFELFPKLVEVETSRRHHSQYVIDELKKVGFKEIEEVKLWETRHVYDNKEALLNDLRERTGRSILHELADDELHVLIDHIDRSLAKNTPIVEKDKWTIWKAVKSY; encoded by the coding sequence GTGGGCATTAATTTTCATAGTGATAAGAATAGCACGACTTATACAACTCGAAACGCTGACAGAACATGGGTGGAAGCTATAAGACAACTCATTCCCATTGAGGAAGTGTCTCATGCTGTAGATATTGGTTGTGGGGGTGGTATTTATTCTAAGGCGCTATCGGACATGGGAGTGAATGAAGTCACTGCCCTTGATTTTTCTGAAGCTATCCTTAACGGAGCGAAAGAAAACTGTAAGGCCTATCAAACTATTTCTTTTAAACATGGAAATGCTTTTGAAACAGGGTTAGAGAGTAACACGTATGATTTACTTCTTGAAAGAGCTTTAATTCATCATATACAGGATTTAAACGCGTGCTTTACAGAAGCACATAGGCTGTTAAAAGATGGTGGTTACTATATTTTACAAGATCGGACGCCGGAGGATTGTTTAGTAAAGGGTGACGATAGTCATATTAGAGGGTATTTTTTTGAACTCTTTCCAAAGTTAGTGGAAGTAGAAACTAGCCGCAGACATCATAGCCAATATGTCATTGACGAGCTAAAGAAAGTTGGATTTAAGGAGATTGAAGAAGTTAAGTTGTGGGAAACAAGACATGTTTATGATAATAAAGAGGCATTACTAAATGATTTACGTGAAAGGACTGGACGAAGTATTTTACATGAATTAGCAGACGACGAGTTACATGTACTAATCGATCATATAGATCGCTCATTAGCTAAAAATACACCTATCGTTGAGAAAGATAAATGGACCATTTGGAAGGCGGTCAAGTCGTATTAG
- a CDS encoding radical SAM protein, protein MFKKYAEFLAGNLCSNKENKKTLPMFLNHLSTKKDVLLDSPLIAGLIITDDCNLHCPHCYSKNNNNFFEYDQILKIIDELNDNDVINIYITGGEPFLHPNILEIIQYIKTKKAILTIHTNGILLNKEIIFELSELLNKNDTLQISLDGIKLETNLKTRTINLDNYLTIKKNIRSLICSGLQVKLNITVTNHNIKELLDIYITAEELGVQSIAYSSLFVTNNKFTFPPTSYNLIKEFEKVLKYATDKKFPVKIVQNPLAVTCGNKNIISIIEEKYGQDSIPIYDCPAGTTGIEINHDGEVYACPFLREKKFSAGNIFTQRLHHIWQEGFNWDFLRENKSNNYNNCKYYDFCKGACPAQSYYMYGTLNQCDPRCEEVSKW, encoded by the coding sequence ATGTTCAAAAAATATGCAGAATTTTTAGCTGGTAATCTTTGTAGTAACAAAGAAAATAAAAAAACATTACCAATGTTTTTAAATCATTTGTCTACAAAGAAAGATGTGTTATTAGATTCCCCATTAATTGCTGGCTTAATAATTACAGATGATTGCAATTTACATTGTCCCCATTGCTATAGTAAAAATAATAATAATTTTTTTGAGTATGATCAAATATTAAAAATAATAGATGAGCTTAATGATAATGATGTGATTAATATATATATAACAGGAGGGGAGCCGTTTCTCCATCCAAATATCCTAGAAATAATTCAATACATTAAAACTAAAAAAGCTATATTAACAATTCATACTAATGGAATTTTATTAAATAAAGAAATTATATTTGAACTTAGTGAATTGTTAAATAAGAATGACACATTGCAAATTAGTTTAGACGGAATAAAATTAGAAACAAACTTAAAAACTAGAACTATCAATTTAGATAATTATTTGACTATAAAAAAGAATATCAGATCATTAATTTGTTCCGGACTGCAAGTTAAATTAAATATCACTGTAACTAATCACAATATTAAAGAATTATTGGATATATATATAACAGCAGAAGAATTAGGAGTACAGTCCATTGCTTATTCAAGTTTGTTTGTTACTAATAATAAATTTACATTTCCACCAACTTCGTATAACCTTATAAAAGAATTTGAAAAAGTACTAAAGTATGCAACTGACAAGAAATTCCCCGTTAAAATAGTCCAAAATCCACTGGCTGTTACATGTGGCAATAAAAATATAATCTCCATAATAGAAGAAAAATATGGGCAAGATAGCATTCCCATTTATGATTGTCCGGCTGGCACCACAGGTATTGAGATTAACCATGATGGAGAGGTGTATGCTTGCCCATTTCTACGAGAAAAGAAATTCTCAGCCGGCAACATCTTCACCCAACGCTTACATCATATTTGGCAAGAAGGGTTTAATTGGGATTTTCTAAGGGAAAATAAATCAAATAATTATAATAATTGTAAATATTATGATTTTTGTAAAGGCGCATGCCCAGCTCAATCTTATTATATGTATGGTACCTTGAATCAATGTGATCCAAGGTGTGAGGAGGTATCTAAATGGTAA
- a CDS encoding radical SAM protein: MNIEATKIKIIDYILNDLENGTDRSNVDRFILAVRKDWAKSKGHLSSPLWVGWKITSKCNISCKHCWAKLNGEDRDTDKMKDVIDKFYNNNIFHVTITGGEPMIRNDFFEIVRYLKDKKIHLELFTNGWFLNYENSKKLANILSRYDTIQISLDGFNEKTHDSQRMKGSYKKVIEAFKNISKFQIKTRLNFTATHLNVEELYDTFMLANELKIDVFSASPVYPSGKGRDIFHMLNQKDFLEQISRCIDQKNKLETYFRPFLPITIFSNSSYEKNHKSVDIENIHKIEEGDLYWSIDANGDVYPSIDLYYNELCGGNIYDNEIEEIQSNLNENFNKFRNLKGTKCEQCNFLHLCEGGNLGRTFNKYKHFNMPDPICKKGVV; encoded by the coding sequence ATGAATATTGAAGCAACTAAAATCAAAATAATAGACTATATTTTAAATGACTTAGAAAATGGAACTGATAGATCTAATGTAGATAGGTTCATTCTAGCAGTTAGAAAAGATTGGGCCAAGTCCAAGGGTCACTTATCTTCACCATTATGGGTCGGATGGAAAATAACATCAAAATGTAATATATCATGCAAGCATTGCTGGGCAAAGTTAAATGGTGAAGATAGGGATACAGACAAAATGAAAGACGTTATCGATAAATTCTATAATAATAATATTTTCCATGTAACTATTACTGGTGGAGAACCAATGATTAGAAATGATTTCTTTGAAATTGTAAGATATTTAAAAGATAAAAAAATACATTTAGAATTGTTCACGAATGGATGGTTCTTAAATTATGAAAACTCAAAGAAGTTAGCAAATATCTTATCCAGATACGATACTATTCAAATTAGTTTGGATGGATTTAACGAAAAAACCCATGATTCACAGAGGATGAAAGGTTCATACAAAAAAGTTATAGAAGCATTTAAAAATATTTCTAAGTTTCAAATAAAAACAAGGTTAAATTTTACTGCAACTCATTTAAATGTCGAAGAATTGTATGACACTTTTATGTTGGCGAATGAACTAAAAATAGATGTTTTTAGTGCAAGCCCGGTTTACCCCAGCGGAAAAGGAAGAGATATTTTCCACATGTTGAATCAAAAGGATTTTTTAGAACAAATTTCAAGATGCATCGATCAAAAAAACAAGCTTGAGACTTATTTTAGACCATTCCTGCCAATTACGATATTTAGTAATTCAAGTTATGAGAAAAATCATAAAAGTGTCGACATTGAAAATATTCACAAAATTGAAGAAGGAGATCTGTATTGGTCAATAGATGCAAACGGAGACGTGTATCCATCTATTGATTTATACTATAATGAACTTTGTGGTGGAAATATTTATGATAACGAAATTGAAGAAATACAAAGTAATTTAAATGAAAATTTTAATAAATTTCGTAATTTAAAAGGTACTAAGTGTGAACAATGCAATTTTTTACATTTGTGTGAAGGTGGAAATTTAGGTAGAACCTTCAATAAATATAAACATTTTAATATGCCTGATCCTATCTGTAAAAAGGGTGTGGTATGA
- a CDS encoding MFS transporter: MFWMNNKPLIALLFTLYFFYFFILDALEIIIPLYLRDLGISAMYIGLIFSLANLIRFFSSIGFALKDFQIRTSVLFVFIVILSTMTVYYFVSIPIILFTFAVLLFSTRSLFNITLNPVLLYSVESKNRGKIMGIRDVFLYSGSAIGVMTAGALANYSFHFLFGLFIVISLAMIFIVYKIKSEKSEKNNSDAKHMTRFSTYKNPVLIKFCIVGLVFSISGGGYFLIPLIGQSHGYELENILFTFAASTVIAAIFSFVGGQITDRFNKKGLLIIAQTVSVLIAFMIVFSHSLYIYYAAVLSMSLEYLFAPVFPVFFAAHFNEIDGKVYWKAMIPFLLLGELISPVIWGFLWDTPLHNNVFIIIAILNILSIVLVCIMFKTYTKIPREEG; the protein is encoded by the coding sequence GTGTTTTGGATGAATAATAAGCCTTTAATTGCCTTATTGTTTACACTTTACTTTTTTTATTTTTTTATATTAGATGCCTTAGAAATAATTATTCCGTTATACTTAAGAGATTTAGGTATAAGTGCGATGTACATTGGATTAATTTTCTCATTAGCCAATCTAATTAGATTTTTCTCATCTATAGGTTTTGCTTTAAAAGACTTTCAAATTCGAACGAGTGTGCTTTTTGTTTTTATAGTCATTTTATCGACAATGACTGTCTATTATTTTGTTTCAATTCCGATTATTTTATTTACTTTTGCTGTCCTTCTCTTTTCAACAAGATCTCTATTTAACATAACATTAAATCCAGTTTTACTTTATTCAGTAGAATCTAAAAACCGTGGAAAAATTATGGGGATAAGAGATGTCTTTCTATATAGTGGAAGTGCTATAGGTGTCATGACTGCTGGAGCTTTGGCTAATTATTCTTTTCACTTTCTATTTGGCTTATTTATTGTAATATCCTTAGCCATGATCTTCATTGTCTACAAAATAAAATCGGAAAAATCAGAAAAAAATAACTCAGATGCAAAACATATGACTCGGTTCTCCACATATAAAAATCCTGTTCTTATTAAATTTTGTATTGTAGGACTGGTATTCTCTATTTCTGGAGGCGGCTATTTTCTTATACCATTAATTGGCCAATCTCATGGATACGAACTAGAGAATATCTTGTTTACATTTGCTGCTAGCACTGTGATCGCTGCCATATTTTCATTTGTAGGAGGGCAAATCACTGATCGATTTAATAAAAAAGGGTTACTCATTATTGCTCAAACAGTTTCTGTATTAATAGCTTTTATGATTGTGTTCTCTCATTCTTTGTATATCTACTATGCAGCTGTATTATCAATGAGTCTTGAATATTTATTTGCTCCGGTATTTCCAGTATTCTTTGCAGCTCATTTTAATGAAATTGATGGAAAGGTTTATTGGAAGGCAATGATACCATTTCTTTTACTTGGAGAGCTTATATCGCCAGTAATATGGGGGTTTTTATGGGATACTCCATTACACAATAATGTTTTTATTATTATTGCAATTTTGAATATTTTAAGCATCGTATTAGTGTGTATTATGTTTAAAACATATACAAAAATACCTAGAGAGGAGGGGTAA
- a CDS encoding fatty acid desaturase family protein — protein sequence MTSEDKKLKKATFSKEIVNQVRALQTRNNYTNLFSILFDWTVIIASAYGAILLSNWWSYLIAITIIGSRMRAFDNLMHEASHVLLFKNKIMNKWITCFFVAFPVFTSFTAYCNSHHAHHRHLWNIDKDPDTQRYSLIGLDKPQKSIKTFIFKHIIKPLTLTHVPKYIYGTLKVNVMSKEEPLSEKVAKPIFWCIIITCSIIFNFWLHIILFWFVPLLTTFQVIRYWAEMAEHSGLKNDHELYASRNTFGNPIQIFLLHPHHDNYHLVHHLFPAVPHYNLKRVHLILMEDYDYKKAHHCTGFFKTFLPGFKSVIEDICSDATKKISRYQRQKIK from the coding sequence ATGACGAGTGAAGACAAAAAATTAAAGAAAGCAACATTCTCTAAAGAGATTGTAAATCAAGTAAGAGCGCTTCAAACACGTAATAATTATACGAATCTATTTTCCATCTTATTTGATTGGACAGTCATAATAGCATCTGCTTATGGCGCCATATTATTATCAAATTGGTGGTCCTATTTGATAGCCATTACGATTATCGGAAGTAGAATGCGAGCTTTTGATAATTTAATGCACGAAGCCAGCCACGTTCTTCTGTTCAAAAATAAAATAATGAACAAATGGATAACGTGTTTTTTTGTTGCCTTTCCTGTTTTCACTTCGTTTACAGCCTATTGCAACTCTCACCATGCTCACCATAGACATCTCTGGAATATTGACAAGGACCCAGACACTCAAAGGTATTCGCTTATTGGATTGGATAAACCACAAAAAAGTATTAAGACTTTTATTTTTAAACACATCATTAAGCCATTAACATTAACCCACGTGCCAAAATATATTTACGGGACTTTAAAAGTCAATGTTATGTCTAAAGAAGAGCCGCTTTCAGAAAAAGTTGCAAAGCCCATATTTTGGTGTATTATAATAACATGCAGTATCATTTTTAACTTTTGGTTACATATTATCTTGTTCTGGTTCGTTCCTTTATTAACGACTTTTCAGGTCATTAGATACTGGGCAGAAATGGCGGAACATTCTGGTCTAAAAAATGACCACGAGTTATATGCCAGCCGTAATACTTTTGGCAATCCTATTCAAATCTTTCTTTTGCATCCACACCATGATAATTATCATTTAGTTCATCATTTATTTCCGGCAGTTCCACACTACAATTTAAAGAGAGTCCATTTAATTTTAATGGAAGACTATGATTATAAAAAAGCTCATCATTGCACAGGCTTTTTTAAAACATTCCTACCAGGATTTAAAAGTGTCATAGAAGATATTTGCAGTGATGCAACCAAAAAAATCAGCCGTTATCAACGGCAAAAAATAAAATAG
- a CDS encoding amino acid transporter, which translates to MLGAILHGMILSFGLILPLGPQNIFLFNQGAAHSKVKFALPAVITASLCDTLLIVLAVLGVSVIVMTIPAFQLIFFAIGFFFLIYIGWSIWNSNTSEVNKKHAAMTGKKQAMFAISVSILNPHAVLDTVGVIGTSSIRYTAIPEKIAFAAACILVSWVSFFALAYIGKTIRSIDKEGKIVRMINKVSAIMIWGVSLFIGYQLYKIIF; encoded by the coding sequence ATGTTAGGAGCAATTTTACACGGCATGATATTATCTTTTGGCTTAATATTACCTTTAGGCCCTCAAAATATCTTTCTATTTAATCAAGGCGCTGCCCACAGTAAAGTCAAATTTGCTTTGCCTGCAGTGATCACAGCGTCTCTGTGTGATACGTTATTAATTGTATTGGCAGTTCTAGGTGTGTCGGTCATCGTGATGACAATACCGGCCTTCCAGTTAATCTTTTTTGCTATTGGTTTTTTCTTTTTAATTTATATAGGCTGGTCGATCTGGAATAGCAACACATCTGAAGTGAATAAAAAACATGCCGCCATGACAGGTAAAAAGCAAGCCATGTTTGCTATTTCCGTCTCGATTCTAAACCCTCATGCTGTGTTAGACACAGTGGGAGTCATCGGAACTAGCTCTATAAGGTATACCGCAATTCCAGAGAAAATAGCATTCGCGGCGGCCTGTATTCTCGTATCTTGGGTCTCCTTTTTTGCCCTTGCATACATTGGTAAAACCATACGATCTATTGATAAAGAAGGAAAGATTGTAAGAATGATTAACAAAGTATCTGCGATCATGATTTGGGGAGTGTCCCTCTTCATAGGTTATCAGTTATACAAAATCATTTTTTAA
- a CDS encoding endonuclease MutS2, producing the protein MNHTSLKQLDYQHILDTVATFAHTERAKETISTSEPKFVKKHIDQMLNDVWEAYRIITISSSIPIHSLDDMSAYLQQAKKGLYLHPSQLQRVLSFLDHCRKLKMFMRDKVSVAPNVANYVLSINDMSDTENAIAGSLRHGQIDDHASPELANIRRHRRIKQAEIKEKAEAICRSKKWAPYLQDSLVVEKNDRLTIPIKKQYRSKVSGTMIDTSSSGATIFVEPKELATLYEQLNDLTMAETYEVETILYTLTASILDIESDLHMAMDIMHHYDVLFAKAKYGQSINAVIPKLNEDYMIHLDAARHPLLGEQAVPLSLQLGIRDRALVITGPNTGGKTVTLKTIGLLTLMAQTGLMVPAGPNTSLHVFQKLFVDIGDGQSIEQNLSTFSSRLTNIIDILEITDDKTLVLIDELGSGTDPNEGMALAHIILEQLYAKGATIVATTHYRELKSLAQTHDGFLNGSMTFDVDTLQPTYRLLLGETGNSQAFDIAFKLGLHPTLIHRAQQLCGNQVDETSYSIADIDQTKKRRYDKQLATTNYVRTQQKKKKTAIPLFNQGDNVTVSPHQEVGIVYKGPDEKGDYIVQIKGEKHRINHKRLTLHIPASELYPPDYDFDIIFKSVDYRKTKHLLERKHVDGLVLDDEE; encoded by the coding sequence ATGAATCATACATCATTAAAACAACTGGATTATCAACATATTTTAGATACTGTCGCCACATTCGCCCATACTGAGCGAGCTAAAGAAACCATTAGCACGAGTGAACCGAAGTTTGTAAAGAAGCATATTGATCAAATGTTAAACGACGTTTGGGAAGCTTACCGCATTATCACGATTAGTTCTAGCATCCCTATTCACTCACTGGATGACATGTCGGCTTACCTTCAACAGGCAAAGAAAGGATTGTACTTACACCCTAGTCAACTTCAGCGCGTCCTCTCCTTCCTTGACCATTGCCGTAAATTAAAAATGTTTATGCGTGATAAAGTATCCGTGGCGCCAAACGTTGCCAACTACGTGTTATCGATAAACGATATGAGTGATACGGAAAACGCCATCGCTGGCAGCCTTCGTCATGGTCAAATTGATGATCATGCTTCACCAGAACTGGCAAATATCCGTCGCCACCGTCGGATAAAGCAAGCAGAAATAAAAGAGAAAGCAGAAGCAATATGCCGTTCAAAAAAATGGGCTCCGTATCTTCAAGACAGCCTCGTTGTTGAGAAGAACGACAGGTTAACCATTCCGATTAAAAAACAATATCGTTCGAAAGTATCCGGCACTATGATTGACACGTCTTCATCTGGCGCTACTATCTTTGTGGAACCGAAAGAATTAGCCACTCTCTATGAGCAATTAAATGACTTAACTATGGCGGAAACGTATGAAGTGGAAACGATTCTTTATACGTTAACTGCCAGCATATTAGACATAGAAAGCGACTTGCATATGGCCATGGACATTATGCATCACTATGACGTCCTCTTCGCCAAAGCGAAATATGGTCAATCCATCAACGCCGTTATTCCGAAGCTTAATGAAGACTACATGATCCACCTTGATGCAGCACGCCATCCACTACTAGGAGAGCAAGCTGTCCCATTGTCCCTTCAACTAGGCATACGAGACCGTGCACTGGTGATTACCGGTCCAAATACAGGGGGAAAAACGGTGACGTTAAAGACTATCGGACTGCTTACGCTTATGGCACAAACGGGGCTGATGGTTCCGGCTGGCCCCAACACATCGCTTCACGTCTTTCAAAAACTATTTGTCGACATTGGTGACGGTCAAAGCATTGAACAAAATTTAAGTACCTTTAGTTCTCGCCTAACGAATATTATTGACATTTTGGAAATAACTGATGATAAAACTTTAGTCCTTATTGATGAACTAGGCTCAGGCACCGATCCGAACGAAGGCATGGCCCTCGCCCATATTATTCTTGAACAGTTATATGCTAAAGGGGCGACGATTGTAGCCACGACTCACTATCGCGAGTTAAAATCATTGGCACAGACACACGATGGATTTCTAAATGGCTCAATGACATTTGATGTGGACACATTACAGCCTACTTATCGGCTTTTATTAGGGGAAACAGGGAATAGTCAGGCATTCGATATCGCCTTCAAACTAGGTCTTCACCCAACACTCATTCACCGGGCTCAACAATTATGCGGCAATCAGGTCGATGAGACATCCTATTCCATAGCAGACATCGACCAAACGAAAAAAAGGCGTTATGACAAACAACTGGCCACAACGAACTATGTGAGGACACAACAGAAAAAGAAAAAAACAGCTATCCCTTTATTTAATCAGGGAGACAATGTCACAGTATCCCCCCACCAAGAAGTAGGCATTGTTTATAAAGGGCCTGATGAGAAAGGAGACTACATCGTTCAAATTAAAGGGGAAAAACACCGCATTAACCATAAGCGGCTGACCCTTCACATTCCAGCAAGTGAGCTATACCCACCAGACTATGACTTCGATATTATTTTTAAATCGGTGGATTATCGCAAAACAAAACACCTGCTTGAACGAAAACACGTAGATGGCCTCGTCTTAGACGACGAAGAGTAA
- a CDS encoding aldo/keto reductase, protein MINLKQEGKLGFGTAPLGNMYRVIPEEEAKDTIKAAWEHGIRYFDTAPFYGAGLAEMRLGEVLSHYERDDYVLSTKVGRVVLDETEKKDGLFQYGRQNKVVDDYSAEGTRKSIEQSLERLQTDRLDIVYVHDISPDFHGDEWLSKFEEARTGAFRELTRLRDEGVIKAWGIGVNRTEPIELALELEETKPDIALQATRYTLLNHEHALKRLMPLAKEKGVDIVVGAPYGSGIIAGGSHYEYSEASSEISSRVEKLNEIANAHDVNLIAAALQFSAAHPAVAAVIPGTTRPERIEQNIAALHEEIPSAFWQELRDKGFVSPKAPLPIDD, encoded by the coding sequence ATGATCAATCTGAAACAAGAAGGAAAACTAGGCTTTGGTACAGCACCTTTAGGTAATATGTATCGTGTGATTCCAGAAGAGGAAGCAAAAGACACGATAAAAGCAGCTTGGGAACACGGCATCCGTTATTTTGACACGGCACCGTTTTATGGCGCAGGTCTTGCGGAGATGCGTTTAGGCGAGGTGCTGTCACACTATGAGCGAGATGACTACGTGTTGAGTACGAAAGTCGGTCGTGTGGTTCTTGATGAAACAGAAAAGAAAGATGGTTTGTTTCAATATGGACGTCAGAATAAGGTTGTTGATGATTATAGTGCGGAGGGGACACGCAAGTCGATAGAGCAGAGTTTAGAGAGACTTCAGACAGACCGGCTTGATATTGTTTACGTTCATGATATTTCACCGGATTTTCACGGCGATGAGTGGCTGTCCAAATTTGAAGAGGCAAGAACAGGGGCTTTTCGCGAACTGACACGACTTCGGGATGAAGGCGTGATTAAGGCGTGGGGAATAGGCGTCAATCGAACTGAGCCGATTGAGCTTGCCTTAGAATTGGAGGAAACGAAGCCAGACATTGCGCTTCAAGCGACAAGGTATACACTTCTAAATCATGAACATGCTTTAAAAAGACTCATGCCATTAGCAAAAGAAAAAGGAGTAGATATTGTCGTCGGTGCGCCATACGGTTCTGGCATTATTGCTGGAGGTTCGCATTATGAATACAGTGAAGCTTCGTCTGAGATCAGCTCAAGAGTTGAGAAGTTAAATGAAATAGCTAATGCACATGATGTAAACTTGATTGCTGCGGCCCTTCAATTTTCAGCGGCTCATCCAGCTGTAGCAGCCGTCATCCCAGGAACTACCCGACCAGAACGGATTGAACAAAATATCGCAGCCTTACATGAAGAGATACCGAGCGCATTTTGGCAAGAGTTGCGTGACAAAGGTTTCGTTTCTCCTAAGGCGCCGTTGCCAATTGATGACTAA